In a single window of the Oscarella lobularis chromosome 2, ooOscLobu1.1, whole genome shotgun sequence genome:
- the LOC136183397 gene encoding uncharacterized protein, translating into MTVRRLEAVLLFTVGVAIALDPIELVEKQTRCHANCYKFNATNTLEPYFCDSECQMCSVPCSRAVSFDNSSFACKSFCENKLCRTSCDFIASIDNVTAPTQSDLPRKVVSITVDIVALRWSQKQNQFYAKNSQSKDIPVLYLVLIAQADSYRNNDYSWKPLVTAKDKMILLSQLKGSGLLKCDLNYVFKVAAVNKYGFGSYSSPSQNISSSNLGLNCRWCQSPANCPIPSYCGQQSTNDVLDLKGLNDNRNDLFQWNDDCFHPTATRTISWNATSFPTGDFCYSLIAIIGSCDVDETRIYIVKKSVTKLVLEQLKPGCRLDIYGVAGSVLASVAQRRPHLILNVPGESPLCVNKSKGIGLEATTPVFNVATRTYESTVTWKRPSGVSVDGFFVQVLVVGSKGVIDDVDFSEYLPAVSGNDHVYNRQVELSPNKEYRIVVIPRFDDVGLSGSSVLVLTLPLEPPVPVNLTIEPVEKTTNLRVRWRVDVDAVHASFPLVGFVIEYYEIDKSKSDVDPLDGRQSAVSIQINDSNAREYEIRNLKRGTLYHVMIKTVSVIGEIESEFAEAEQTTLSPPEESKSSILYIVLPVLGGLIVVAAIVVIVAVACVRRQKQGYRTRVHQLELATYRPPHLAPGVDLTEPPDEWELNPENLTLLEVLGEGYFGVVLKGEIVRGVEPTPSTPRRLNSARGLRHTSVHSRGSTSKVKTIVACKMLKQDGTNADQVELLKEVTLMKTIGQHANIVSMLSCITRSHPVCLLVEYCAYGNLQSYLRARRPTGNLLNSSKRKLQETDGYIEMNLGGEGPYANVGPAADAIRTAESTPIKKPSLPLDESEKLTSSLLLSFFRQIAAGMDFLSARGLVHRDLACRNVLIDADRVAKISDFGLTRAVHQDAAYTQKTRTRLPFKWMSIEAITDRVFTAASDVWSYGVVMWEICTLGGFPYPVISNAELLSRLSEGYRMEKPDNCSDQLYDLMVRCWHPEPDERPRFSALVSALDQMLNADDHDAFVNLNIASATQYWMSASDLSDADSDAEPEVPFQDTHLRQFSFDEPNTSSLLGIALKAMRTDEDAFLPRVPDSAAEYTEMNRSTPIEDETSLQNGYNATATTQL; encoded by the exons ATGACTGTTCGACGACTGGAAGCGGTTCTCCTTTTCACCGTTGGCGTGGCGATCGCTCTCGACCCAATCGAACTGGTCGAGAAGCAGACGCGATGTCACGCGAATTGTTACAAATTTAACGCGACGAAC ACACTGGAACCGTACTTCTGCGACAGCGAGTGCCAAATG tgCTCCGTTCCTTGTTCGCGCGCCGTGTCCTTTGACAATTCTTCATTCGCTTGCAAGTCGTTTTGCGAG AACAAACTTTGTCGAACTTCCTGTGATTTCATTGCCTCTATTGACAACGTAACAG cTCCCACACAGTCTGATCTTCCACGGAAAGTCGTATCGATTACAGTGGACATCGTCGCTCTGAGATGGTCGCAGAAACAGAATCAGTTCTACGCGAAGAATTCTCAGTCGAAAGACATACCGGTTCTGTATTTGGTGTTGATTGCTCAGGCTGACTCGTACAGAAACAACGATTATTCGTGGAAGCCTCTAGTCACAGCAAAG GATAAAATGATTTTGCTTTCTCAGCTGAAAGGTTCTGGCTTGTTGAAGTGCGATTTAAATTACGTGTTCAAAGTAGCCGCAGTGAACAAATATGGCTTTGGCTCGTACAGCTCGCCGAGTCAAAACATTTCTAGCAGCA ATTTGGGCTTGAACTGCCGTTGGTGTCAATCGCCGGCCAATTGCCCCATACCATCTTACTGTGGTCAACAGAGCACCAACGACGTTCTGGATTTGAAGGGACTGAATGACAACAGGAACGACTTGTTTCAATGGAACGACGACTGTTTCCATCCCACGGCAACTCGAACGATTTCGtggaacgcgacgtcgtttccgacGGGCGACTTCTGCTATTCCCTCATCGCGATAATCGGCtcttgcgacgtcgacgaaacgcgaatATACATCGTCAAGAAG AGCGTCACGAAGCTCGTTCTCGAACAATTGAAGCCAGGCTGTCGACTGGACATTTAC GGAGTTGCTGGTTCGGTGCTGGCGTCTGTGGCCCAGCGGCGGCCTCACCTAATCTTGAACGTTCCCG GCGAAAGTCCTCTATGCG TCAACAAGTCAAAGGGCATCGGATTGGAGGCTACGACGCCCGTTTTCAACGTTGCGACTCGCACGTACGAAAGCACGGTGACGTGGAAGAGACCGTCGGGcgtttccgtcgacggcttttTCGTTCAAGTTCTAGTCGTCGGATCGAAGGGTGTTATTGATGATGTCGACTTCTCTGAATATCTACCGGCAGTTAGCGGCAACGATCACGTTTACAATCGTCAAGTCGAATTGAGTCCGAATAAAGAGTATCGGATTGTG gTTATTCCTCGGTTCGATGACGTGGGATTGTCGGGGAGTAGCGTTCTCGTGTTGACTTTGC CTTTGGAGCCTCCCGTGCCCGTCAATTTGACGATCGAACccgtcgagaagacgacgaatttgcGCGTCCGttggcgcgtcgacgttgacgccGTTCACGCGTCGTTTCCTCTCGTCGGCTTCGTTATTGAATACTACGAGATCGACAAGTCGAAGTCGGACGTCGATCCGCTCGACGGGAGGCAGTCGGCAGTTTCGATTCAAATCAACGACTCG AATGCGCGAGAGTATGAGATACGGAATCTGAAGAGAGGTACTCTTTATCACGTTATG ATTAAAACGGTCAGTGTTATTGGCGAAATCGAGAGCGAGTTTGCAGAGGCGGAGCAGACGACGTTGT cTCCTCCTGAAGAATCGAAGTCTTCCATTCTTTACATCGTTCTTCCCGTCCTTGGCGGcctgatcgtcgtcgccgccatcgtcgtcatcgtcgccgtcgcgtgcGTGAGACGGCAAAAGCAAGGCTATCGCACTCGAGTTCATCAACTCGAATTGGCGACGTATCGTCCGCCGCATCTCGCGCCGGGCGTCGACTTGACCGAACCGCCGGACGAGTGGGAACTGAATCCGGAGAATCTCACTCTGCTCGAGGTGCTCGGCGAGGGCtacttcggcgtcgttctcaaAGGCGAAATCGTTCGCGGCGTCgagccgacgccgtcgacgccgcgacgacTCAACTCGGCGAGAGGATTGAGACACACGTCCGTTCATTCGcgcggatcgacgtcgaaagtgaagacgatcgtcgcctgCAAGATGTTGAAAC agGATGGCACCAATGCTGATCAAGTGGAGTTACTGAAGGAAGTGACGCTGATGAAGACGATAGGACAGCATGCGAACATTGTCAGCATGCTGAGCTGCATCACGCGCAGTCATCCCGTCTGCCTTCTTGTCGAGTATTGCGCCTATGGAAATCTGCAGTCGTATCTAAGAGCTCGGAGACCGACG GGCAATTTGTTGAATTCatcgaagagaaagttgCAAGAAACGGAT GGTTACATAGAAATGAATTTGGGAGGAGAGGGCCCTTACGCCAACGTGGGGCCGGCAGCCGACGCTATTAGAACGGCGGAATCTACGCCGATCAAGAAGCCTTCTTTGCCCCTTGACGAATcggaaaaattgacgtcgtctctgCTGCTCTCGTTTTTCCGTCAAATAGCCGCCGGAATG GACTTTTTGTCGGCGCGCGGCTTGGTTCATCGCGACTTGGCGTGCCGCAACGTTCTAATCGACGCCGACCGAGTCGCCAAGATCTCCGACTTCGGCCTGACGCGCGCCGTCCATCAGGACGCGGCGTACACGCAGAAAACGCGAACTCGTCTTCCCTTCAAGTGGATGTCGATCGAGGCCATAACAGATCGCGTCTTCACCGCAGCAAGCGACGT ATGGTCTTATGGAGTTGTTATGTGGGAGATATGCACATTAG GTGGATTTCCGTATCCCGTCATTTCAAATGCCGAGCTCCTGTCGCGTCTAAGCGAAGGATATCGCATGGAGAAACCGGACAACTGTTCGGACCAACT CTACGATCTCATGGTCCGTTGCTGGCATCCTGAACCCGACGAGCGACCGCGCTTCAGCGCGCTCGTCTCCGCGCTCGATCAAATGCTCAACGCCGACGATCACGACGCGTTCGTGAACTTAAACATCGCCTCGGCGACGCAGTATTGGATGTCGGCGAGCGACTTGAGCGACGCCGACTCGGACGCCGAGCCGGAGGTGCCGTTTCAGGATACCCACTTGCGTCAGttctcgttcgacgagccGAACACGAGCAGCCTTCTCGGAATCGCTCTGAAGGCGATGAGAACGGACGAGGACGCTTTTCTTCCTCGCGTGCCCGATTCCGCCGCCGAGTACACGGAAATGAATCGgtcgacgccgatcgaagacgagacgTCTTTGCAGAACGGTTACAACGCTACGGCTACGACGCAACTGTGA
- the LOC136184107 gene encoding PAN2-PAN3 deadenylation complex catalytic subunit PAN2-like encodes MEYQELKVAVADGSENYPVGCLVFDGYEELLWVANQGGHATAYYGPDLEKYSSFQACNEGITQIFPSEEGGLVVVCNSGIRGIEKQGIPKFALNSTEHRDLENLRCGLMMSGGKSFLLGGEKSLLDFDVIKTEVTRKISLDEPVVILRKGPRHVCCGQTSGKVSLRDSRTLNVEHVLEAHGDGLSDFDISGNLLVTCGYSSRYGQISTERQLMVHDIRTMKPMPPVQLPVEPFLLKFVPAYTSRLVVMSQTGLLLQCDPSVPHSAIAATRSQVLAEGTFCFGMDVSSTGQALAIVDSEGVIHLCSSNHQPLFNFHSKETPFPDPIPPLPYMDFDDVSMPLSMIPMGFPPNGTALLSDWPESVSRPVLRPAPKIDPEILQNMKVVDGIGRAPNPGKKRRNQVPYDLSTTNLVRKGPKAKDEHQQENEAIECGIPREYWRMEMKYTKFGLEDRDMGEFNRTPFAGLDSHTYNTYCNAMIQLLYFLEPLRVGLQNHVCVQESCLACQLGFLFKMLDMATKGKTCRAVNFLRVFQTLPQALALGLVLSEKDETGGDKSNLIRLLQSWSRFLLQHVSQDLDAKEKSESGTLIQRLFGTEMNIRTHCMCGKETTRGSNMMHVTVNYPKRRPPDGEDEKMSFAQLLQRSICREQVTQAWCDQCGKYKPHTQSRQITRLPDVILISCMEDVKDFEFWQLQQKLAVEAGSGHWLPHKIQITLNESGGDVLVENCSQAEDVHLPAVEYSLVSKVSYVQNPRKGGHLVAHVRVGSSYHARKLGQLSSKDAWYLFNDFTVIPVDKDESVKFFSWQIPCHLCYAVADVNQRYESEIALALDSSYLQPSVINAAPFYSMTSVRPIQPDEFPSIVAMDSEFVTLRQQESELHMDGTEAMVKPSQMSPARITVIRGDPPHEGEPFIDDYIKHSEHVVVDYVTKYSGIQPGDLDPMTSKKQLTTLKKCYLKLRCLFDRGVRIVGHGLQKDLAVINIDVAPEKVLDTVELFHLPGQRYLSLRFMAWYFLGLHIQRKEHDSVEDAKTALKLYRKYEQLQSNDSVDFNAALERLYKAGRQHNWTVPA; translated from the exons ATGGAATATCAAGAGCTCAAagttgccgtcgccgacggctCGGAGAACTATCCTGTCGGCTGCTTGGTTTTCGATGGATACGAAGAGCTTCTTTGGGTTGCAAATCAGGGC GGTCACGCGACGGCCTACTACGGGCCGGATTTGGAGAAGTACTCGTCGTTTCAGGCGTGCAACGAGGGAATAACGCAGATTTTTCCGTCGGAAGAAGGAggactcgtcgtcgtgtgCAATTCGGGAATTCGAGGCATCGAAAAACAGGGAATACCCAAATTCGCTTTGAA tTCGACAGAGCACAGGGATCTCGAGAATCTTCGCTGTGGATTGATGATGTCTGGAGgcaaatcgtttcttctcggaggagagaagagtctcctcgattttgacgtcatcaagacAGAAGTCACTAGGAAG attTCTCTTGACGAACCCGTGGTAATTTTGCGGAAGGGGCCGCGTCACGTGTGCTGCGGGCAAACGAGTGGAAAG GTTTCATTGAGAGACAGTCGCACGTTGAATGTCGAGCACGTGCTGGAGGCCCACGGCGACGGTCTTTCCGATTTCGACATCAGCGGCAATCTCTTGGTCACGTGCGGGTATTCGTCTAG ATATGGACAGATATCGACGGAAAGACAGTTGATGGTGCACGACATTCGCACCATGAAACCCATGCCACCCGTGCAG CTTCCAGTCGAACCATTTCTTCTCAAATTCGTCCCAGCCTATACGTCTCGTCTAGTCGTCATGTCGCAA ACTGGGCTGCTATTGCAATGCGATCCGTCAGTGCCTCATTCCGCTATAGCGGCGACGCGATCCCAAGTTCTTGCGGAGGGAACGTTCTGCTTTGGGATGGACGTCAGTTCGACGGGTCAAGCGTTGGCTATAGTCGATTCCGAAG GCGTTATTCATTTGTGCTCGTCGAATCATCAACctctttttaattttcacTCGAAGGAGACGCCCTTTCCGGATCCCATTCCTCCGTTGCCGTATATGgattttgatgacgtcagcatgCCTCTTTCGATGATTCCGATGGGATTTCCTCCGAATGGAACCGCTCTTCTCTCCGATTGGCCAGAATCGGTATCAAGGCCTGTTTTGAG GCCGGCTCCGAAAATAGATCCGGAGATACTTCAGAATATGAAAGTGGTAGATGGAATCGGTCGAGCTCCAAATCctggaaagaaacggagaaACCAG GTCCCTTATGATTTAAGCACGACAAATTTAGTCAGAAAAGGAccaaaagcgaaagacgaacATCAACAAG aaaacgaagctaTTGAGTGCGGCATTCCGCGAGAGTACTGGAGAATGGAAATGAAATACACAAAATTCG GCTTGGAGGACCGCGACATGGGCGAATTCAATCGGACCCCGTTCGCTGGCTTGGACAGTCACACGTACAATACGTATTGCAACGCAATGATTCAG CTTCTGTACTTTTTGGAACCGTTGCGAGTTGGCCTCCAGAATCATGTGTGCGTGCAAGAATCGTGCCTGGCCTGTCAACTGGGATTCCTATTCAAAATGCTCGACATGGCAACGAAGGGAAAAACGTGCCGA GCGGTGAACTTTCTGCGAGTCTTTCAGACGCTTCCGCAGGCTCTCGCTCTCGGTCTCGTTCTGTCCGAAAAGGATGAAACCGGGGGGGACAAGAGCAATTTGATTCGATTGCTGCAGAGCTGgagtcgttttctcttgcagCACGTCAGCCAG GATTTGGATGCGAAGGAAAAGTCGGAATCGGGAACTTTGATTCAGAGGCTTTTCGGCACGGAAATGAACATCCGGACGCACTGCATGTGCGGCAAGGAGACGACGCGCGGCTCCAACATGATGCACGTCACCGTCAATTATCCAAAGCGAAGGCCACCTG aTGGCGAAGATGAGAAAATGTCGTTCGCGCAGCTTCTCCAGCGGAGCATTTGTCGCGAGCAAGTGACGCAGGCGTGGTGCGATCAGTGCGGCAAATATAAGCCGCAT ACTCAATCTCGTCAAATAACGCGTTTgcctgacgtcattcttaTCAGCTGCATGGAAGACGTCaaagattttgaattttggcAACTGCAGCAGAAA CTGGCTGTGGAAGCTGGGTCCGGACACTGGCTTCCGCACAAAATTCAGATTACTCTAAACGAGTCCGGTGGTGACGTACTTGTGGAAAATTGCAGCCAGGCTGAG GACGTTCATTTGCCTGCGGTGGAGTACAGCTTGGTCTCCAAGGTGTCCTACGTTCAAAATCCTCGAAAAGGCGGCCATCTCGTTGCTCACGTCCGAGTCGGTTCCTCCTACCACGCAAGAAAATTG GGTCAGCTATCGAGCAAAGATGCTTGGTACCTCTTCAATGATTTTACAGTGATTCCTGTTGATAAG GATGAAAGCGTGAAATTCTTCTCGTGGCAAATTCCCTGCCACTTGTGCTATGCAgttgctgacgtcaatcaACGCTACGAGTCAGAAA TCGCTCTAGCATTGGATTCGAGTTATTTACAGCCCAGTGTAATCAACGCAGCTCCGTTCTATTCCATGACGTCGGTTCGGCCAATTCAGCCGGACGAATTTCCAAGCATCGTCGCTATGGATTCCGAATTTGTGACGCTGCGTCAGCAGGAGTCGGAATTGCACATGGACGGAACGGAGGCCATGGTGAAGCCAAGTCAAATGAGTCCTGCACGAATCACGGTGATAAGGGG AGATCCTCCGCATGAAGGGGAACCGTTTATAGACGATTATATAAAACATTCTGAGCACGTG GTTGTAGATTACGTGACGAAATATTCTGGAATTCAGCCGGGTGATTTGGATCCGATGACTTCAAAGAAGCAACTGACGACGTTGAAGAAGTGCTATCTGAAGTTGCGCTGCCTTTTTGATCGCGGCGTTCGCATCGTCGGTCATGGTCTCCAAAAGGATTTAGCTGTTATAAATATTGAC GTCGCTCCAGAGAAGGTTCTTGACACGGTGGAGCTGTTTCATCTGCCCGGCCAAAGATATTTATCCTTGCGATTTATGGCGTGGTATTTCTTAG GGTTGCATATTCAGAGGAAGGAGCACGATTCCGTTGAGGATGCTAAAACGGCTTTGAAACTCTATCGGAAGTACGAGCAACTTCAAAGCAATGATTCTGTGGATTTTAACGCTGCCCTCGAGAGACTTTATAAAGCAGGCCGGCAGCACAATTGGACAGTACCTGCTTGA